The genomic region ACGGATCAAGCGGGCGAAAGCACCTTTCAGGAGTTTTTGGCGGCGGCCTGGCACGCCGGCGTCGTCCGATACGAGGTCGATTTCGCCGAGCGCACGGTGATCTACTCTGGTTGTCAGGGCGAAGAATACGTCGAACGCTATCCAATGGTCGAAGTGAAGTAGCACCTGTCACACCCCATCACCTCATGACGAAGGACGGTGAGATGGACGAGGCACGTCTTTCAGTCCCGGAGTGTTCGGTCTTTGTCGGGGTCAGCCTCGACGGGTTCATTGCGCGCACGAATGGCGATCTTGACTGGCTGATGGGGGAGGGCGGCGGCGATAGCGCGGAATTCGGATACAACGAGTTCATCGCCGGCATCGACGCCGTAGTCATGGGGCGCGGGACGTTCGAGAAGGTTCTGACGTTCGACAAGTGGTACTACGGCAACAAGCGAGTAGTCGTCCTGAGTCACCGAACGCTTGATCTCTCCGTTGCTCAAGCGCGTGGAGCTGTCGTCGATCTGATGGCCGGAGCCCCGGTCGAGATCGTTTCCAGACTGACCGCTTCCGGCTTTCGCCGCCTCTACGTGGACGGTGGCCTCACGATTCAACAGTTCTTGCGGGCGGGACTCATACAACGGCTGATCATCAGTCGCCTGCCGGTGTTGATCGGTCGGGGCATTCCGCTGTTCGGTTCGCTCGAACACGACGTCCGGCTTCGACATCTCGCTACACATACCTATGCAGGCGGTATGGTCCAGAGCGAGTACCGGATCGATCCTGGTGAGCTGACTCCATGACTCGATCATTGCGTGACAAGTCCGTCATCGTCGTCGGTGCCGGTCTGGCCGGATTGACCGCCGCCGTGGAGCTTCAGAAACAGGGCATGGCCGTCACTCTATTGGAGGGTCAGGAGCGGGTAGGCGGCAGAGTATTGACGATCAGGGACGGCTTCGTCGATGGGCAATATGCCGAGGCCGGGGCCGAGTTCATCGACGAGGATCACGAGGAGATCTGCCGCCTGATCCGCAGTCTTCGTCTCAGGCTCACCCCGGTGCTGCGGGAAGGATTCGGCTTCGCCTTGTCGTCCGGCGGACGAGTCCGCCGCTTGTCCGGGGACGGCATGTGGAAACGGCTGGCGGAGCAGCTGGCTCCGATGATTCGAGCCTATCGGCTGAGCGAGCAGCGGTGGGACGGTCGGGTGGCGGCTGAATTGGGGGCCCGCTCCGTGGCGGAGTGGATGAAAAGCCGCCGTCTGTCAAAGGAATTGCGTGAAATGCTCGTCGGCCTGCGCGGGTTTTTCCTGGCCGATCCGGCCGATCTGTCGCTGCTCAGTTTGGTCGATCAGGTCGCCTCGGGCAGTCCCGGCAAGGGTGGGATGTACCGCATTGCCGGCGGTAATGACCGGCTCCCGGAGGGGCTTGCCGCCATGTTGTCCGATCGGTTGCTGCTCCGGCACGAAGTATTGGCGATTTCCCGATCGAAACAGTCGGTCCGCGTGCGCGTGCGTGCCGGGTCTCAGGAATCGTGGCTTCGAGCCGACTACGTCATCCTTGCAATCCCTGCCACGAAAATTCGGACGCTCGACATCACGCCGGCGCTTCCTCCGGAGCAGGCCGCTGCCTTTTCGACCTTGCGCTATGGGCCGGTGACCAAAGTATTGCTGCAGTTCGATCGCCGGTTTTGGAAGCGACGGAATCAGCCGTTGGCCTATGGGACCAACCTGCCGATCGGCGCCCTCTGGGATGCCAATGAACAACAGAAGGGCAGGCAGGGGATTCTGTGCCTGATGGCCGGAGGGCAAGCGAGCCGGGCGACGAGAACCCTCGCATCCAGGACAGGCTCGGCCGGTCTGGTGCAGACTCTGCGCTGGCTCGGCGCACCAGGGAAGCAAGCGGTGGCCATGCGGATGGTGACGTGGGAACGCAATCAGTGGATACGAGGCGGTTATGCGGTATTCGGTCCGGGATTCGATCCGAAGCTGCGGTCCTGGCTCGCCCGGCCTTGCGGCCGGCTGTTCTTCGCCGGCGAACATACCAGCCTGCGATGGCAGGGCTACATGAATGGCGCCGTCGAGAGTGGGTTCCGTGCCGCTGCCGAAATCCAGGCCGATATCCGTTTCAGGTAGTAGGCGCCTCTCCGGATCATTCCCGTCCGCTCGTATTTCACGCGTCACTCGCCGAATGGTGATCGCAAACGCTCCCGTTCTGCCATTGACTCGCTCGCCTGTTTCGGGCACGTTGACGCCCGTGCAGTGCACCGGCCGAGAACGCAGAGATGCCTGAGGCGACAGGAACGGAAGACCGAGGCAAGGAACCCAGAGAAAACTCCTTCCAGATTACGCCGCCGGCGATCGCGCTCCCCAAGGGCGGAGGCGCCATCCACGGCATGGGCGAAAAGTTCGGCGTCAATCCGGTGACAGGAACCGGGTCGCTGACGATCCCGATCTATACCAGTCCGGGCCGGGCCGGATTCGGGCCGCAACTCAACCTGTCCTACGACTCCGGGTCCGGCAACGGGCCATTCGGGTTCGGGTGGAGCCTGTCTCTTCCATCCGTCTCCAGAAAAACGGCGAAGGGCCTCCCGCGTTACGACGATGCAGCGGACTCGGATGTCTTTATTCTTTCCGGTGCCGAGGATCTGGTTCCCATTTTGGTGCAGCAGGGGGCTCAATGGATTCCCGAGGTCGTTCCATCGAGAACGATCGGCACGAAGACCTACCACATTCGACGCTATCGGCCCCGTATCGAGGGCCTCTTTGCCCGTATCGAGTGTTGGACGAATCAAC from Nitrospira japonica harbors:
- a CDS encoding flavin monoamine oxidase family protein — protein: MTRSLRDKSVIVVGAGLAGLTAAVELQKQGMAVTLLEGQERVGGRVLTIRDGFVDGQYAEAGAEFIDEDHEEICRLIRSLRLRLTPVLREGFGFALSSGGRVRRLSGDGMWKRLAEQLAPMIRAYRLSEQRWDGRVAAELGARSVAEWMKSRRLSKELREMLVGLRGFFLADPADLSLLSLVDQVASGSPGKGGMYRIAGGNDRLPEGLAAMLSDRLLLRHEVLAISRSKQSVRVRVRAGSQESWLRADYVILAIPATKIRTLDITPALPPEQAAAFSTLRYGPVTKVLLQFDRRFWKRRNQPLAYGTNLPIGALWDANEQQKGRQGILCLMAGGQASRATRTLASRTGSAGLVQTLRWLGAPGKQAVAMRMVTWERNQWIRGGYAVFGPGFDPKLRSWLARPCGRLFFAGEHTSLRWQGYMNGAVESGFRAAAEIQADIRFR
- a CDS encoding dihydrofolate reductase family protein, coding for MDEARLSVPECSVFVGVSLDGFIARTNGDLDWLMGEGGGDSAEFGYNEFIAGIDAVVMGRGTFEKVLTFDKWYYGNKRVVVLSHRTLDLSVAQARGAVVDLMAGAPVEIVSRLTASGFRRLYVDGGLTIQQFLRAGLIQRLIISRLPVLIGRGIPLFGSLEHDVRLRHLATHTYAGGMVQSEYRIDPGELTP